A window of bacterium genomic DNA:
TGGGTCAGGGAGTTGCGCTTCCCCGGCCTGGCGAGGGTAATGGTAGCGATCTGGCCACTTACCTCATATCTGACTTCGCCCATATTCGGTTTACTCATATGTTCGCTTCCTCATAATATGCGACGGGGTATCGAAGTAATGGTGTATCGGGGTGAAATCTTGAACATCGACATTTAAGCGCAGAACCAAGTCGTCTAAAATTGGCGGCATCCGGCTGGTTATTCTGCGTTCTGCATTCTGCATTCTGCATTTCGATTATTACCAACTCACCATCAGCCGTGTCAACGTATCGACCACGATGGAGTTACGAACAGATAGCGGATACGGGAAAACTTGATTTATTTTTACGGCTTATTTCTTGACAGAAAACCGACAAATAGAGTAACTGTATAGGTCTTTTTTGTCCAATAAAATCAAACGACGTTTTAACTCTTCCCGGATACAAGGGAGACCACACTTTTGACCATTCTGGAACTCAAGGACATTTACCTTCACTTCGGTGGGATCATGGCCCTGAACGGCGTCAGCCTGGATGTCCGGGAAGGTGAGATCTTCGCCATTATCGGGCCTAACGGCGCCGGTAAAACAAGTATATTCAACTGCATCTCCGGCCTCTACTCACCAGACAAAGGTGAGATCCTGTTCAAAGGGAAGGAGATCAGCAGGCTTTCTCCCTCCAAACGGGCACAGTTAGGACTCGCAAGAAGTTTCCAGAACATTGAGCTTTTCCGGGGAATGACTGTCATCGATAACCTCATGCTTGGTCGTCATCTACATATGAGGACCAACCTCTTCACGGGCGGCTTCTGGCTCGGTAAGGCCAGGGGCGAGGAGATCAAGCACCGGGAGGTTGTAGAGGAGATCATCGATTTTCTTGAGATCCAGGAAATCAGAAAAAAACCGGTTGGCACCCTGTCCTACGGCTTTCAGAAACGGGTAGAGCTCGGACGCGCCCTGGCACTGGATCCGAAGGTCCTGCTCCTGGACGAACCCATGGCCGGGATGAACGCCGAGGAAAAAGAGGACATGGCCCGTTTCATCCTGGATATCAACGAGGAGAGAGATATCACCGTCATCCTCATCGAGCACGACATGGGTGTTGTCATGGACATATCCGACCGTATCTGCACACTGGATTTCGGCGAACGTATCTCCATGGGCAAACCTGAGGAGATCCAGGCCGACCCGAAAGTTATTGCCGCCTATCTTGGAGAGGATGAGGAGATCTGAATTCGGAAGGATGAATGAAGAAGGATGAAGGATGAATTAGGCACCAGACTTTTTTATTCCTCCTCCCTCCTTCCCCCTTCACTATTCCCGGAAATCAACAGTTATGCTTTCTAAAAAGGATAAAAACATAGAAATTCCCCTCCCCGCGATAGTGGATTCCGACACTCTCCCCAAGCTGCTCGTGCGTAACGCTCAAAGGTTCACCCACAACAAAGTAGCCCTGCGGGAAAAAGAGTTCGGACTCTGGCAATCGTTTTCCTGGCAGGACTATATCGACCACGTTCGCTATTTCTGCCTTGGCCTCGTCAGCCTGGGACTTGAAAAGGGCGACAAGGTCGCCATCGTGGGAGATAACCGGCCGGAATGGGTCTTCGCGGAGCTGGCGGCCCAGAGCTGCGGGGCAGTCCCCCTGGGGATCTACCAGGACTCCACCTCCAAAGAGGTGGGTTTCATCATTGACCACTCCGATGCGAAGTTTGTAGTGGCGGAAGACCAGGAGCAGGTAGACAAGGTCCTGGAGCTCAAGGAGAGCATCCCCAAGGTCTTGAAAATCATCTATACAGACCCGAAAGGGATGAGAAACTACGACGATGAGATGCTCCTCGAATTTACGGATGTCGAAGCCATGGGCAGAGACCTGGACAGCCGGCAGCCAGAGCTTTTCAAGGAGATGGTGGAACGGACTACCGGAGCGGACCTTGCCCTCATCGCCTACACCTCAGGGACAACCGGTTTCCCCAAGGGTTCCATGCTCTCACATAACAACATGCTCCGGATGGCCCACAACCTGATCCAGGTGGACCCGAAATTCGAGGACGACGAGTTCGTTTCCTTCCTTCCCTTGCCCTGGATCGGTGAACAAATGATGGGTGTGGCTTCTGCCCTCCTCGTTGGCTTCACGGTCAACTTTCCCGAGGAACCGGAAACCGTAACGGAAAACCGGAGAGAGATCGCACCCAACGTCATGTTCTCCCCGCCCATGATATGGGAAAACATGGCAGCCTCTATTCAGGTAAGGGTAATGGACGCCTCCTGGCTCAAGCGCAAGGCCTTCGACACGGCGCTGCCCATCGGCTACCTCATGGCAGACTGCAAATTCGAGAAGCGGACTCCCTCATTCTGGCTCAAGCTGCAGTACCTGTGGGCCTACATCTTTGTATTCCGTGCTCTGAAGGACCGGCTGGGCTTTACCAACCTGCGGTCTGCCTCCACCGGAGGCGCGGCTTTGGGTCCAGATACCTTCAGGTTTTTCCATGGGTTGGGTGTCAACCTCAAGCAGATCTACGGCCAGACGGAGATTTCCGGGATATCCTGTATCCACTACGACGGGGACATCAATTTCGACTCGGTAGGTAAACCGATCCCGGAAACTCAGATCATCATCTCCGATGAAGGGGAGATCCTCTCCAAGAGCCCCTGCGTCTTTCTCGGATACTACAAGAACCAGGAGGCCACCACACAGACCCTTAAGGACGGATGGCTCTACTCCGGGGATGCCGGTCACTTTACCGACGACGGTCACCTGGTAGTCATCGACAGGGTAAAGGACGTCATGAAAATGGCCGATGGCACCATGTTCTCCCCTCAGTTCATCGAGAACAAACTGAAATTTTCCCCTTACATCAAGGAAGCGGTCTGCCTCGGGAACAACCTCCCCTACATTACCGCCATCATTAACATCGACATGGCCATCGTTGGTAAATGGGCCGAAAAGAACCGTATCAACTACACGACCTACACCGATATCTCCGCCAAACCGGAGGTTTACGATTTCATTGAGGCCGAGGTGCTGAAGGTCAATAAGGACCTGATGCGCATTAACGAAGCGTCTATCATCAGGAAGTTTGTTCTCCTGTACAAGGAACTGGATGCGGACGACGACGAGTTGACGCGGACCAAGAAGGTCCGGCGGGGTTTCATCAGCGAGAGGTACAAAGAGGTTATCGACGCCATGTACACCGATGCCGGTGATATCCCCATCGACACAACCATCAAATACCAGGACGGGCGCACAGCCTGCATCAAGACAACAGTGATCATTCGTCAACTGGACAACGGGAAAGGCGACTAAATGCAGGAGATATGGTTCTTTCTACAGCTGGTTATTCAGGGGCTCGCCGTCGGCAGCGTTTACGCCCTGGTGGCCCTCGGTTTCGTTCTCATCTACAAGGCCTCCTCCGTCATCAACTTCGCCCAGGGTGAGCTGCTCATGGTGGGCGCCTACATCTGTCTGGTGCTTCTGACCACCTTCCAGGTGCCGTTCTGGGCCGCCTTCTTCCTGACCATGGCCTTCTCAGTGATTTTAGCCCTGGTCATTGAACGCCTGGTGCTTCGGCCCATGATCGGAGAACCGGCTATCTCCATCATCATGATCACCATCGGCCTTTCCCTGGTACTCAAGTCCAGCATCGCGGCTATCTGGGGTACTCAGATCAAGGTGTTTCCTCCTATCTTCCCTCAGACACCTATTAAGTTGGGCGAGATCATGGTCTCACAGGTGTATATCTACACCTTTCTGGCATCCATGGTCTTTCTCCTCCTCTTTGCCCTTTTCTTCAAGTACTCCCGCATGGGTATCGCCATGCGGGCCACGGCCAACAGCAACCAGGTGGCTTTGTCCATGGGAATAAGCGTCAAAAAGGTCTTCGCCATCTCCTGGTGCGTGGCCGCAGTGGTCTCGGCGGTGGGGGGCATCCTCATCGGTAACATAAACGGTGTGAACAGCACTCTGGGCAGTGTCGGCCTGAAGGTGTTCCCCGCCGTGATCCTGGGGGGACTGGATTCCATCCCGGGCGCGGTGATCGGAGGACTCATCATCGGCATCCTGGAGAACCTGTCGGGTGGTTACCTGGACCATTTCTTCGGTGGGGGCGTCAAGGAAGTTGCCCCCTTCGTGATCCTGGTGGTCATCCTCATGATCAAGCCTTACGGCCTTTTTGGAACTGAAGAAATCGAGAGGGTCTAGGGCATGCAGCCAAGCGGAATATTCCACGAGACATACAAGGAAGACATGGCCATCTTCCAGACTCCCTTCCTCAAGTTCTGGATGGTAGCGTTCTTTATCTTCCTGGCTGTGTTCCCGTGGATCAACAAACCCTTCAACATCATACTCAACACCAACACCCTCTACCTGATGAACCTCATCGGGATCTACATTATCGGGGCCCACGGGCTCAACATCCTCACCGGGTTCACCGGGCAGATATCCCTGGGGCACGGCGCTTTCATGGGGGTGGGGGCCTACGCATCAGCAATACTGACCATTAAGGCCGGCATCCCCTTCTGGATCGCCCTGCCCCTGGCCGGTCTGATAACGGCCTTGGTGGGCATGGTGTTCGGCATCCCCTCCCTGAGGCTCAAAGGGCTGTATCTGGCCATCGCCACACTGGCGGCACAATTCATTATCGGCTATGCCATGAGAAACTGGAGCGCCCTGACGGGTGGGAGCACCGGCCTCGTGGTAAGTTCGCCGAATTTTTTCGGTATCGAACTGGACACTGACCGCTCCTACTACTATCTCGTCTACACCCTTGTCATCGCCACAACCCTGTACACCAAGAACTTGACCCGCACTCGTCCGGGACGCGCTTTCGTGGCCATCCGGGACAGGTATCTCGCCGCCGAGGTCATCGGCGTCAACGTCTGGTTGTACCGGATCCTCTCCTTCGGTATATCCTCATTCCTGGTGGGCATCGCGGGAAGCCTCTGGGCACACTACGTTCTGGTGGTCAACGATGAGGCATTCGGCATCTGGCTTTCGGTCCAGTACCTGGCCATGATCATCATCGGGGGGATGGGCTCCGTATTAGGGGCCATTTACGGTGCCATTTTCATGACCATGCTGCCGATCCTTCTCCGCATCCCGGAACACGCCCTGACCCAGATATACCCGAGCGTTTTCACCATCTTCCAAAGCCTGACGGAGGGGGTTTTCGGCCTGATCATCATCCTGTTCCTCATCTTCGAACCTGACGGGCTGGCGGCTCGCTGGCACACGATCAAAAACTACTGGAAGCTTTGGCCCTTCTCGTATTAAGATTAGGGTTCACTCTCGGCACCCTCACCTGGCGGGTGGAAACGGGATGGAAACAACAAATAACAAAAACCAGGGGGGAACGTGAAAGTTCGCTTAAGGAGGAAAAAATGAGAAGAAGTATTTTCAGGTCGAAATGGGTCGTTCTGGCCGCGGTGGCGATGCTGGTTGTCGCCCTGGGCGCGCTGGGATGTGCCAAGAAGGAAGAGGCTCCAGATGTCTCCAAAGAGCCCATCGTTATCGGCGGGATCTTCGACACCACCGGCCCCACATCCGACGTGGGTCAGGACTACGCTGTTGGTGTCGTGGACGCGGCGGACTACATCAACGCCAACGGCGGCATCAACGGCCGGCCTGTTGAGGTTATCGCCAACGACTACGCCTACAAGCCTGACAAAGCGGTCGAGCTCTACAAGACCTACAAGGACAAGGGGATCTTCCTTATCATGGGCTGGGGCACCGGCGACACCAACGCGCTGAAGGCCCTCGTTTCCAAGGACGAGATCGTCTATATATCCGCATCCTACGACTCGCTGATCAACGATCCGGCCAAAACCCCTTACAACTTCTACGCCAGCGCCTCCTACGGGGAAGCCATCAGGGGCGCCATGCAGTTCGTCAAGGAGTCCGGAAAGACTAAAGTGGTCTTCATCTACCCCGACCACCCCTACGGAAAGAACCCCATCCCGGCAGGAAAGGCCATGGCCGCCGAGCTGGGCCTTGATGTGGGCCCCGACCAGTTCGTAGCCCTCAACGCTACGGACGCCATAAGCCAGCTCACCAACATGAAGAAGTTCAACCCGGACTGGGCCTGGATCGGCGGGACTGTTGCAAGCACAGCGGTCATCATCAAGGACGCCGCCAAGCTGGGTCTCGACACCAAGTTCCTCATCAACGTGTGGGGCTTTGACGAGAACCTGCAGAAACTGGCCGGCGACGCCGTCAAGGAAAGAGCCTACGGCATGGGTCCCTTTGCCATGTGGGGAGCCGATGTGCCCGGCATGAAGGCGCCCATGGAGATGCACAAATCCAAGCACCCGGATGACACCCACACCGTCCACTATATCCAGGGATGGAGCTCCATGATGGTCATGTGGGAGGGCATGAAAAAGGCCAAATCTCTTGATGGCCCCAGCGTGAAGGCCGCTATTGAGACCATTAAGGATTTCGACACAGGCGGACTGACGGCACCTGTCACCTACACACCGACAGACCACCGCCCCAACACGACACTCAACATCAACAAGATGGACGCCGAAGGCAAGATCGTTACGGTCAAGTCCGTGACGCTTGAGCGCCGGCCTGAGTGGCTCGGCCAGTAAACTCAACAAGTGCGGGAGAGGATCCGCTCTCCCGCGCTTTTCCTTGTATAGGCATATGGGGGTATCGGGGTAACGGTGGAAGGGCCCAAGCTGTGATCGATCTTTCCCGACACTCCGACACACCGATACATCATTGTAGAATAGAGCAAACCCATGACCGAGCCCGCAGCTGAAAAAAACAAAGCCCAGCCCATCCTCGCCCTCAACAATGTCGAGGTCATCTACGATGACGTGATCCTCGTGCTCAAGGGCATGTCTATGGAGGTCCACGCAGGTCAGATCGTGGCTCTGCTGGGGGCCAACGGCGCCGGGAAATCCACCACATTAAAAGCCATCTCAGGACTGCTCAAGGGCGAAGAGGGAGAGGTTACCGACGGCTCCATCTCGTATATGGGCCAACCCATCGACGGCGTGGACCCGGAAAATCGTGTCAGCATGGGGATTTTTCAGGTGATGGAGGGCCGCAGGGTCTTCGACGACCTGAACGTGGACGAGAACCTCATTGCAGGCGCCCATACAAGAAAACACCGCGCCGATGTCAAAAAAGACATGCAGATGGTTTTCGATTATTTCCCTCGACTCATCGAACGGCGGCACTCCCTGGCCGGCTACCTGTCCGGCGGCGAGCAGCAGATGCTGGCTATCGGCCGCGCTCTCATGGCCCGTCCAAAGTTGATGCTTCTGGACGAGCCGTCCCTGGGGCTCGCTCCCCTGCTGGTCAAGGAGATCTTCGGGATCATC
This region includes:
- a CDS encoding ABC transporter ATP-binding protein, producing the protein MTILELKDIYLHFGGIMALNGVSLDVREGEIFAIIGPNGAGKTSIFNCISGLYSPDKGEILFKGKEISRLSPSKRAQLGLARSFQNIELFRGMTVIDNLMLGRHLHMRTNLFTGGFWLGKARGEEIKHREVVEEIIDFLEIQEIRKKPVGTLSYGFQKRVELGRALALDPKVLLLDEPMAGMNAEEKEDMARFILDINEERDITVILIEHDMGVVMDISDRICTLDFGERISMGKPEEIQADPKVIAAYLGEDEEI
- a CDS encoding AMP-binding protein; translated protein: MLSKKDKNIEIPLPAIVDSDTLPKLLVRNAQRFTHNKVALREKEFGLWQSFSWQDYIDHVRYFCLGLVSLGLEKGDKVAIVGDNRPEWVFAELAAQSCGAVPLGIYQDSTSKEVGFIIDHSDAKFVVAEDQEQVDKVLELKESIPKVLKIIYTDPKGMRNYDDEMLLEFTDVEAMGRDLDSRQPELFKEMVERTTGADLALIAYTSGTTGFPKGSMLSHNNMLRMAHNLIQVDPKFEDDEFVSFLPLPWIGEQMMGVASALLVGFTVNFPEEPETVTENRREIAPNVMFSPPMIWENMAASIQVRVMDASWLKRKAFDTALPIGYLMADCKFEKRTPSFWLKLQYLWAYIFVFRALKDRLGFTNLRSASTGGAALGPDTFRFFHGLGVNLKQIYGQTEISGISCIHYDGDINFDSVGKPIPETQIIISDEGEILSKSPCVFLGYYKNQEATTQTLKDGWLYSGDAGHFTDDGHLVVIDRVKDVMKMADGTMFSPQFIENKLKFSPYIKEAVCLGNNLPYITAIINIDMAIVGKWAEKNRINYTTYTDISAKPEVYDFIEAEVLKVNKDLMRINEASIIRKFVLLYKELDADDDELTRTKKVRRGFISERYKEVIDAMYTDAGDIPIDTTIKYQDGRTACIKTTVIIRQLDNGKGD
- a CDS encoding branched-chain amino acid ABC transporter permease; amino-acid sequence: MWFFLQLVIQGLAVGSVYALVALGFVLIYKASSVINFAQGELLMVGAYICLVLLTTFQVPFWAAFFLTMAFSVILALVIERLVLRPMIGEPAISIIMITIGLSLVLKSSIAAIWGTQIKVFPPIFPQTPIKLGEIMVSQVYIYTFLASMVFLLLFALFFKYSRMGIAMRATANSNQVALSMGISVKKVFAISWCVAAVVSAVGGILIGNINGVNSTLGSVGLKVFPAVILGGLDSIPGAVIGGLIIGILENLSGGYLDHFFGGGVKEVAPFVILVVILMIKPYGLFGTEEIERV
- a CDS encoding branched-chain amino acid ABC transporter permease, whose protein sequence is MQPSGIFHETYKEDMAIFQTPFLKFWMVAFFIFLAVFPWINKPFNIILNTNTLYLMNLIGIYIIGAHGLNILTGFTGQISLGHGAFMGVGAYASAILTIKAGIPFWIALPLAGLITALVGMVFGIPSLRLKGLYLAIATLAAQFIIGYAMRNWSALTGGSTGLVVSSPNFFGIELDTDRSYYYLVYTLVIATTLYTKNLTRTRPGRAFVAIRDRYLAAEVIGVNVWLYRILSFGISSFLVGIAGSLWAHYVLVVNDEAFGIWLSVQYLAMIIIGGMGSVLGAIYGAIFMTMLPILLRIPEHALTQIYPSVFTIFQSLTEGVFGLIIILFLIFEPDGLAARWHTIKNYWKLWPFSY
- a CDS encoding ABC transporter substrate-binding protein — protein: MRRSIFRSKWVVLAAVAMLVVALGALGCAKKEEAPDVSKEPIVIGGIFDTTGPTSDVGQDYAVGVVDAADYINANGGINGRPVEVIANDYAYKPDKAVELYKTYKDKGIFLIMGWGTGDTNALKALVSKDEIVYISASYDSLINDPAKTPYNFYASASYGEAIRGAMQFVKESGKTKVVFIYPDHPYGKNPIPAGKAMAAELGLDVGPDQFVALNATDAISQLTNMKKFNPDWAWIGGTVASTAVIIKDAAKLGLDTKFLINVWGFDENLQKLAGDAVKERAYGMGPFAMWGADVPGMKAPMEMHKSKHPDDTHTVHYIQGWSSMMVMWEGMKKAKSLDGPSVKAAIETIKDFDTGGLTAPVTYTPTDHRPNTTLNINKMDAEGKIVTVKSVTLERRPEWLGQ
- a CDS encoding ABC transporter ATP-binding protein; its protein translation is MLALNNVEVIYDDVILVLKGMSMEVHAGQIVALLGANGAGKSTTLKAISGLLKGEEGEVTDGSISYMGQPIDGVDPENRVSMGIFQVMEGRRVFDDLNVDENLIAGAHTRKHRADVKKDMQMVFDYFPRLIERRHSLAGYLSGGEQQMLAIGRALMARPKLMLLDEPSLGLAPLLVKEIFGIINRINKEEGTTILLVEQNARIALSIADYGYIMENGKIVMDDPVDKLKENEDVKEFYLGLSKVGGQKSYRDVKHYRRRKRWIS